AAAGCATCACGGGTACCAGCGTGTTTTTATTGATTAGGTTGATGTCCATAATAGCACCGGCACCCGATATTATACCCGCATATTTAAAGCCCTCAGGGAGCCTGCCCGGATACAGCTGCATCATGGTTTTATCCCAGAATGCGGCATGAAGTACGGTTTCTGCCCCCGCACTGCTCCCGGATATAAATATTTTTGAAGGGTCGATGTTGTAAGTGTCTTTATTGCTGATGAAAAACACTACGGCCTGCTGTAACTGGTTGGCCGCGATCTGGATGGCCTTTATCTTTTCCGGAATGGTGCCGCCACAGCTAAAATTCTTGCCTTTCATGTATAGCGAATAGCTTATGGATGCCACCGCATAGCCTTTGGATGCCGCATAGCTGCAAATGTGGTGCCCGTTCTTTCTTTCGCCACCAGAGAAGCCGCCGCCATGCACATGGATGAGCAAGGGCAGCTTGCCGGCAGGCTTTCCTTTAGGCAGGAACAGGTCAAGCTCCAATTTCAAGCTGTCGTTGGTAAAATAGGTTATAGTTTTATATTCCTGTGCGTTTACAGACAGGAAGCAAAACAGCGCAGCGAAAAGCAAAAATTTCTTTATCATAATCAAAAAAATAATGATTTATCCTTTAACCAGCTGGCTCGCTTTAAACACCTTCGACCATTTCTCGATAAACGTATCATCAAGTTTTTTCTTTTTAATGGCAATAAAGTTTACATGCAGGCTCTCATCACCCTGGATGGCATAATATAACTGCGACTCCGGATTTGGGTCGTCATTGAACTTAGGGCTTTCTATCTTGAATAGCACCCAGATGTTTTTTACAGTATCATCGCTTTCTATGATCGTCATTTTCGATTCCGGTGCATTTTGCAGGGCGCTTTGCTTAAAAAGTTCGGCTATCTGAGCTGTATTCTGCACTTTGACACCTTTGATGGCCATCATATTCCCCATCAACGTCCAGTTTTCAAAAGTCTCTTTTTCCGGAATGAGTTCCACCATGTGTGTGGGGCCATCTGCCTGGTCACTGGCAATCTTTAGTTTAGCTTCCTTAGGCCAGTCTATAGTAAGTGATTCCTGTCCGAAGGAGATATTTATAGCGAGCAATGCGACAAAGAGGAGTAGTTTTTTCATTTGGAAAGGTTTGGTTTTCCAAATATAAGGGTTTTGAAGGTGAGGGGATGTATAAAAACAAAAAAGCCTCACATTTCTGCAAGGCTTTAAAAGCTCCCCCTCTTGGGCTCGAACCAACCCCGATAGCTATCGGGGCTCTGATTAACAGTCAGATGCTCTAACCGGCTGAGCTAAGGATTAAATTTTAGCTTTAGCTTTATACCCATTTCAGGATATTGGATCAGGTTTTGAATATAGATTTTGCTTTTCATTGATTTAATATGCTTCTCTATTGTCATCCCTTGGTGCTTTGAATCACATAACAATGAGTACACGAGTTTCCAGTCATCGGCATTATAAGTGAATTTTCCAGCTTCTGCATTTTCATGAAAGCCCAATCTAATATCAATATTAGAAGTATACACTGTATAGTACCGTTCTAATTTTTCTGAATGAAGGATATAGACATAGTGCATTTGGAAATAATCAGCATTTTATAAAACAAAAAAGCCGCACTAATAGCGCGGCTTTAAAAGCTCCCCCTCTTGGGCTCGAACCAAGGACCCTCTGATTAACAGTCAGATGCTCTAACCAGCTGAGCTAAGGAGGAAACTGTATATTGTTGTATTTATATCTTCTTTATGAACGTTTGCTGATAAAAGCGTTACTGTTACAGCGGTGCAAATATATAACCATTTTTAGTTTTCACAAACAATTTGACGAAAATTTTAAAAGATTTTTTCAGTCGCTAATTCACGATCAGGTCGTAAATGTCTTTTCCGAAAGTTAACACCATAAGGCTTAATAATATAACCATTCCCACAGTTTGTACTACGCCTGCAGCCTTATCGCTAAGCCTGCGGCCCGTGATCATTTCGGCAATGGTAAAGAGTGCATGGCCGCCGTCAAGGCCCGGTATCGGCAGTATGTTCATAAAAGCAAGCCCTATAGAGAACAGTGCCGTAAATTTCCAGAAGAATTCCCAATCCCAGGTTGTAGGCATATTCGAGGCTATACCCACTACGCTTTTCACGTGCGTGTAAGCGCCTGTAGAAGGGCGCAGGATAAGCTTGAATTGCTTGATGTTGTAAACTATAAGTGAATAGGATTCCTCAACCGCTTTCGGCATTGCCGAGAAAAAGTTGTAATGTTCAACCGTTGCAAGGTCAATTTTGTCGGTCGGCTTCTCTACATATCCCATCACGCCATCTTTATCCACACTTATCTTAATATCCATTGGCTGCCCGTCACGCATCACGTTCAGCGTCACGAAACCGTTTTTATTTTTATAAGCCACTTCACTTGCCTGGCCCAGGTAACGCAGCTTCTGGCTGTTTATACCGGTAACCCTGTCGCCCTTCTTAAGTCCGGCTTTCTGTGCATTGCCCGTAGGGATGACACTATCAATCACGGTGCCGGTCACTTTATAATGGATAAAATCACGGCCTTCTTTGTCCAGTATCTCTTTTTTGTTCTCGTCGGTCAAAACCAGCGTTTCCGGCTTGCCATTGCGCTCCACTTTTATAGTGTCGCCTAATAGCACGTCCAGCACCAGCCTGTCAAAGCGTTCCTGGCTTTTTCCGTCTACGCTCAGGATCTTGTCGCCATCACGGAAACCTACTTTTTGCCCGGTCTCGCCAAATACAAGCCCTACATTTTGTACTTTTTCGGTAGCCACATATTTTTTTCCATACGTGCAGTACACCATAGTGAAGATGAACCACGCCAGCAATACGTTTACAATAATACCACCAAGCATGATGATAAGCCTTTGCCATGCCGGTTTCGAACGGAATTCCCACGGCTGTGGCGGCAGCTTCATCTGCTCGGTATCCATGCTTTCATCCACCATGCCGGACAGCTTTACGTAGCCTCCAAGCGGAAGCCACCCGATACCCCATTCTGTTTCACCTATTTTTTTCTTTACCAAAGAGAATCCCGCATCCATAAAAAGATAGAATTTCTCTACCCTCACCTTGAACCATTTTGCGGTTATATAATGCCCGAATTCGTGCAATATTACAAGTATCGACAACATAAGCAGCAATTGGGCAACCTGAACAACTATATCCATTCTGAAATTTTAGTTTTGTATAAACGCACAAAAATAGTGTTTTCTGATTTACTTCCGCTTATTTTAATTTTCATGCATCTGATTTAAAAGTTTGTTAATAATCAGTACAGGGGTTTTATGTATGGCGATTACAGGGTAAATTTACATTGCGAAATCAGTACCCGTAAGAATTGCTTTCGGATTAGAGGTATATTTACCAATATAAATACCATTTATCCCGCGGGATGATCATTAAAAAACACACCTATGGCTCCATCACTTTTTTCATTATTCCAGATAAAAAGCATCATATTCAAGAATCGCATCGTGGTATCGCCCATGTGCCAGTACTCTGCCGAAGACGGCTTTGCCAACGACTGGCACCTGGTACACCTTGGCGCAAGGGCAATAGGGGGGGCGGCGCTCATCATGCAGGAAGCTACGGCCGTATCGCCGGAAGGAAGGATATCGCTCTGCGACCTCGGTATCTGGAGCGATGAGCATATAGAGAAATACAGGCAGATAACAGCCTTCATCCTCTCGCAGAATGCTTTTCCGGGTATCCAATTGGCACATGCGGGCCGAAAGGCGAGTATCAGCACACCATGGCAGGGTAACCGAAAACTGGTGCCGGATGAGGGCGGATGGCGTACAGTAGCCCCGAGCGCGATCCCTTACCATGATAATGAGGCCCTGCTTCCTGTCGAAATGGACAAGGACGCCATTGATAAAGTTGTAAACGATTTCCGTGAGGCTGCACGCAGGGCGCGCGAGGCAGGATATAAAGTACTCGAAATCCACGGGGCTCACGGTTACCTGCAGCACCAGTTCCTTTCTCCATTGTCCAATAAACGTACCGATGAATATGGCGGCAGCTTCGAAAACCGCATCCGTTTCCTGCTGGAGACTATAGACGCCGTGAGGCTGGAATGGCCGGGCGACCTCCCGTTGTTTGTAAGGCTGTCCGGTACCGATTGGGCAGAAGGCGGATGGAATGAGGACGACACGGTAGCACTGGCCGCGATACTCAGGGAAAACGGCGTCGACCTGATAGACTGCTCCTCGGGCGGATTGGTATCGCACCAAAAGATACCTGTTGGGCCGAATTACCAGGTTCCCATTGCCGAACGCGTAAAGAAAGAAGCGCATATTTGTACCTCCGCTGTCGGGCTGATCACCGAGGCACATCAGGCAGATGATATTATAAAAGAAGGAAAAGCCGACCTGGTGTTCTTTGCCCGTGAAGCCCTCCGTGACCCGAATATCGCACTCACGTTTGCCCACGAGCTTAATGCAGAAGTCATTTGGCCAAAGCAATACGAACGTGCCCAACTGAAGGATTAATTCCGGGTTTTTGGGTTTCGGTTTATAATAGCTACGAAATAATATTTATATACTAATAATATAAGAGTGAAGCTCGCTCCTCTCTCCTTTGGAGAGGGGGTGGGGGTGAGGCCAAACAATGAAAACAATAAAAACAGCACTACTCTCATACGGAATGTCGGGCAAAGTATTCCACGCCCCGTTTCTCGAAATGCATCCCGGCTTTGAGCTTACCGGCTCGTGGGAACGCAGCAAAAAACTCATACAGCAGGATTATCCCGATGTGAAAAGCTATGGATCATTGGAAGAACTGCTTGCGGATGATGTGGACTTAGTGATCGTAAATACCCCAGTGGATACGCATTACGAATACGCCAAAAAAGTACTCGAAGCAGGTAAGCATGCCCTCGTTGAAAAAGCCTTTACAACCACCGTTGCCCAGGCGGAAGAACTTGATGCCCTTGCAAAGCAAAAAGGCCTGAAGCTGGCCGTTTTCCAGAACCGCAGGTGGGACAGCGACCTGAAAACCGTGAAGCAGGTACTCGATCAAAAGGTTTTGGGTGAAATTGTGGAGGCGGAATTCCGTTTTGACCGATACAATCCTAACCTGAGCCCCAAAGCATGGAAGGAAGATAACAACCCCGGTGCAGGGATCCTGATGGACCTCGGTTCGCACCTTATCGACCAGGCGCTATACTTGTTCGGGTTTCCGGAAGCGGTATTTGCCGATATACGCAGGCTAAGGGAAAACTCGCAGGTAGATGACGATTTTAGCATCATGCTTTATTATCCCGACAAAAGGGTGAAGCTGCACTCCGGATTTTTTGTCCGCGAAGGGGTGCCGGCGTATACACTGCATGGACGCAAAGGGTCCTTCCTGAAACAGCGGGGCGACATCCAGGAAGATGTGCTCAAAACCGGGCAAAAGCCAAACCTTGAGGATTGGGGCACCGAACCCGAAGAAAAGGCCGGTTTTCTCCACACCGAGCATGACGGCGAATTATTTCGTGGCCACATACCCACGCAACAGGGAAATTATTACAGCCTGTTCGATGGGCTTTATAAGTCGATAACTGAAAACATACAGGAGCCTGTCACTGCTGAAGATGGCATCAGGGTCTTGAAAATAATAGCCGCTGCACAGCAGAGCAGCGCACAACGAAAAGTAGTCGATTTAGGAGCTGTCTAAATTTTGAAAAAGCAACGAAATGTCATATTGAGCGGAGCCTGTCTGACGACATAGGCAGGTCGAAATGCGCTATTTTCGTTGCTTTAGCTTCTCGACTGCGCTCGAAGTGACAGCCGTTAATATGTATTTTACCTAATATAAGTTAAATTTAGACAGTTACTTAAAATAAAAATTATGGAAAAACGCCAATTAGGAACTACCGGCCTGCATGTATATCCCATCACTTTCGGGGGCAATGTATTTGGCTGGACGATCGATGAGAAAAAGTCATTTGAGCTGTTGGATGCTTTTACCGGCAAAGGCTTCAATTTTATAGATACTGCCGATGTGTATTCGCGTTGGAAACCGGGCAATGAAGGCGGCGAATCGGAAACCATCATCGGTAACTGGATGAAAAAGCGCGGCAACCGCAACGATGTGATCATCGCTACCAAAGTAGGCAGTGATATGGGCGGCGGCAAGAAAGGGCTTTCGAAGAAATATATCCTCAATGCCGTTGAAGCATCATTGAAACGATTGCAGACCGACCATATCGACCTGTACCAGTCGCATTGGGACGACCCCGAAACACCTATTGAAGAAACGCTGGACGCTTATGCCCAACTGATAAAAGAAGGCAAGGTGCGCCACATTGGGGCATCCAACCTTACCGCCGACAGGCTGAAGGAGTCATTACAGGTCGCCGCCGAAAACGGCCTCCCCGCCTATGAAACGTTCCAGCCGCATTATAACCTCTACGAACGCGAAGTTTTCGAGAACGGTCTCGAGCCCGTTTGTCTTGGCAATAACCTTGGGGTGCTCAATTATTATTCGCTTGCCAGCGGATTCCTTACAGGAAAATACCGCTCCAAAGACGACCTTGATAAGAGTCCGCGCGGTGGTGGTGTAGCCAAGTACCTTGACGACCGTGGCTTTAAAATACTTGCCGCACTAGACGAGGTTTCAAAGCAATTGAAAACCACACCCGCAACGGCAGCGCTGGCATGGCTCATCCACAGGCCATCGGTTACAGCCCCTATCGTAAGTGCCACAACTGTTGACCAGCTTGAAAGCATCATGAAGGCACCCGACCTGCCTATCACTGCCCACGAGATCGAACTCCTGACGCAGGAAAGCGCGTGGTAGTTTTTAAGTTGATGCGTTGATTTGGTTATTCGACAAAAAGTTCGGCAAACAATGTCACATATTATAGGCACGTATCGGAGAATCCCGACTGCTATCGGGAGAGAAGAGAATTAAACAGCATGACTGTAGCTGTTCCCCTCTTGAGACGGGTTAGGGGTGTGCTTAAACTAAACAATTGCTTATCCATGGACATTTTACAATTCCAATTCGAAGACGACGGAAAAATACCTAACAGCGTCTTTCCGTTAATCGTTTATAAAAATGCTTTCGATCCCGGCGAAAACCTTGCTGATGTTATGGAAGAAACATTCGCTAAAAACAACTGGAAGAATGCCTGGCGCAATGGCGTATACCCGTACCATCATTACCACAGCATTACCCATGAAGTGCTGGGCGTTTATAAAGGCTCGGCACAATTGCACATGGGTGGCGAAAATGGCCAAAAGCTGGATGTAGAAGCTGGAGATGTGCTTGTACTTCCTGCCGGTACAGGGCATAAGAAAATATCTGCTTCTGAGGACTTTGCAGTGCTTGGGGCTTATCCGGGGGGAGTGGAGTATGACCTGCTGACCGGAAAAGATAGCGAGCGCGTGAAGGCTTTGGAAAATATTGCAAAAGTACCCTTTCCCGATAACGACCCGTTGCTTGGGAATGAGGGTATACAGGAATTTTGGAAATAGTAGGGGAACAGTTGCATTCCGGTAATTCTTTAATTTTTAATATATGAAAAAACTAACAGCCTTACTGACAATTCTGACAGTGGTTATTTCTTCCGCCCAGGAAAAGCCTCTTGAGCCCACCGGCCTGCGAATGGAAAACATCACTTATCCGTTCCCTGTAAAAGAACTTGCGCTTAAAATCCAGGGACAGGACCTGGTAATGGCCTATATGGACCTTCAGCCGCAAAAGCCTAATGGCAAAACCGTACTGCTGCTACACGGCAAAAATTTTTCGGCAATGTACTGGGAGCAAACGGCAAACGACCTGGCCAAGGACGGCTATCGCGTTGTCATGCCTGACCAGATCGGTTTCGGGAAGTCGTCCAAGCCCGGCAACATCCAGTTCACTTTCCAGCTTTTGGCGCAAAATACGAAAGCAATGTTAGACGAATTGAAGATAACTAAGGTCAATATACTCGGGCATTCAATGGGAGGGATGCTGGCTACGCGCTTTGCCCTTATGTATCCCGAAATGACGGAGAAGCTGATACTCGAAAATCCGATAGGGCTGGAGGACTGGAAAACCGTAGTGCCTTACCAAAGCGTTAACGACTGGTATGCTTCCGAACTAAAGCAGGATTACCAAAAGATGAAGGACTACCAGCTGCAATTTTATTACGGCAGCAAATGGAAGCCGGAATATGACAAATGGCTGTTGCCTGTAGCGGGATGGACCGTCAATAAAGAGTATCCTGTTATTGCCAAAGCATCGGCGCTTACTTACGACATGATATTCACGCAGCCGGTTTTGTACGAATTTGAAAACCTAAAAATGCCGGTACTTCTCATTATCGGGCAAAGTGACCGAACCGCTTTGGGCAAGAATAAAGCACCGAAGGAAGCACAGGAAAAACTCGGCAACTATCCGGTTCTCGGGCGTGAAACCAAAAAGAAAATAAAAGATGCCACACTTATAGGGATCGAAGGCGTTGGCCACCTGCCGCACATCCAGGCCTATGACAGGTTTATTGCGCCGTTAAAGGAATTTTTAAAGAAGTAAATAATTTCAATATTCACATCTCGCAGCGCACGGCTGAGTGAAGCCAGGCCTAAAATATTTCGCGTAAAAATCAAGGGAAGTTTTAGTCTTGGGAGAAGGAGAGCGACCCGCGAGCGGCGCGCAGCAGGCCGCGGCTTGGGTTGCGATGGGAGAAGCTTGCCGTAGATTTTAAGTGAAATATTTGGAGCCTTGAACTTTTGCTTCTTTTGTTTCAGGACAAAAGAAGAATACAGTCATAATAAGATAAGGAAATACAATTTTGACAAAATAGTATACATGCCGTTTCTCCTAATTCTTTAATTTTATTCGATAAAGGCACAAATAAATGGAACAGGAATTAATCGTTGCTGATGAACCTTCCAAAAAATTACGGAAGGCCTACAAAGACATTAAGGCATCTTACCTGAAACGCATCAGGTGGGCGGTTACCCTTTTCTATTTTACCATGGGGCTCAACTTTGCCACATGGGCTAGCCGCATCCCCGATATACAGGCATCCCTCGGCCTTACCGAAGGCGATCTTGGCAGCCTCCTGTTTGCCATACCCCTTGGGCAGCTCTGCATTATGCCATTCTCCGGGAGGCTGGCAGTAAAGTACGGCAGCCACCGCACTGTTGTATTAGGCCTCAGCCTGTATGTGTGTGCCCTTATCGGGTTGGGCTTTGCAAGGGAGCAGTGGCAGTTGTCGCTGGCCTTGTTCTTTTTTGGGATATGCAGTAACCTCACCAACATTTCTGTAAACACACAGGGCATTTATACCGAAGGCCTTTTCCGGAGGTCAGTGATGTCGTCTTTTCATGGTGCCTGGAGCACGGCCGGCTTTACCGGTGCACTTATTGGCATCGGCATGAAAAGCCTGCATCTGGAGCCCAAAATCCATTTCATAGCTGTAGCTGTGCTGATATGGGGTGTTATCATTTTCAATTACAAATACCTCGTCAAAGTAAAAAGCCGGCAGAAGCAAAAAGAAAAGCGAAAGCTTTTTTCCAAACCCGACACGGTACTGGTCTGGCTCGGTGTCATGTCCTTCTGCTGTATGCTAAGCGAA
Above is a genomic segment from Flavobacterium album containing:
- a CDS encoding cupin domain-containing protein, encoding MDILQFQFEDDGKIPNSVFPLIVYKNAFDPGENLADVMEETFAKNNWKNAWRNGVYPYHHYHSITHEVLGVYKGSAQLHMGGENGQKLDVEAGDVLVLPAGTGHKKISASEDFAVLGAYPGGVEYDLLTGKDSERVKALENIAKVPFPDNDPLLGNEGIQEFWK
- a CDS encoding alpha/beta hydrolase, with translation MIKKFLLFAALFCFLSVNAQEYKTITYFTNDSLKLELDLFLPKGKPAGKLPLLIHVHGGGFSGGERKNGHHICSYAASKGYAVASISYSLYMKGKNFSCGGTIPEKIKAIQIAANQLQQAVVFFISNKDTYNIDPSKIFISGSSAGAETVLHAAFWDKTMMQLYPGRLPEGFKYAGIISGAGAIMDINLINKNTLVPVMLFHGSCDKTVPYGTAAHHYCPTNSSGWLMLFGSYSIYNHMLGLNGSTHLVTYCGGEHDYSDMLFAKGQQTIIDFMDMTLKGGKEQSHTVIATGRNCEANSKYKFCD
- a CDS encoding aldo/keto reductase — translated: MEKRQLGTTGLHVYPITFGGNVFGWTIDEKKSFELLDAFTGKGFNFIDTADVYSRWKPGNEGGESETIIGNWMKKRGNRNDVIIATKVGSDMGGGKKGLSKKYILNAVEASLKRLQTDHIDLYQSHWDDPETPIEETLDAYAQLIKEGKVRHIGASNLTADRLKESLQVAAENGLPAYETFQPHYNLYEREVFENGLEPVCLGNNLGVLNYYSLASGFLTGKYRSKDDLDKSPRGGGVAKYLDDRGFKILAALDEVSKQLKTTPATAALAWLIHRPSVTAPIVSATTVDQLESIMKAPDLPITAHEIELLTQESAW
- a CDS encoding GIY-YIG nuclease family protein → MHYVYILHSEKLERYYTVYTSNIDIRLGFHENAEAGKFTYNADDWKLVYSLLCDSKHQGMTIEKHIKSMKSKIYIQNLIQYPEMGIKLKLKFNP
- the rseP gene encoding RIP metalloprotease RseP produces the protein MDIVVQVAQLLLMLSILVILHEFGHYITAKWFKVRVEKFYLFMDAGFSLVKKKIGETEWGIGWLPLGGYVKLSGMVDESMDTEQMKLPPQPWEFRSKPAWQRLIIMLGGIIVNVLLAWFIFTMVYCTYGKKYVATEKVQNVGLVFGETGQKVGFRDGDKILSVDGKSQERFDRLVLDVLLGDTIKVERNGKPETLVLTDENKKEILDKEGRDFIHYKVTGTVIDSVIPTGNAQKAGLKKGDRVTGINSQKLRYLGQASEVAYKNKNGFVTLNVMRDGQPMDIKISVDKDGVMGYVEKPTDKIDLATVEHYNFFSAMPKAVEESYSLIVYNIKQFKLILRPSTGAYTHVKSVVGIASNMPTTWDWEFFWKFTALFSIGLAFMNILPIPGLDGGHALFTIAEMITGRRLSDKAAGVVQTVGMVILLSLMVLTFGKDIYDLIVN
- a CDS encoding alpha/beta fold hydrolase; protein product: MKKLTALLTILTVVISSAQEKPLEPTGLRMENITYPFPVKELALKIQGQDLVMAYMDLQPQKPNGKTVLLLHGKNFSAMYWEQTANDLAKDGYRVVMPDQIGFGKSSKPGNIQFTFQLLAQNTKAMLDELKITKVNILGHSMGGMLATRFALMYPEMTEKLILENPIGLEDWKTVVPYQSVNDWYASELKQDYQKMKDYQLQFYYGSKWKPEYDKWLLPVAGWTVNKEYPVIAKASALTYDMIFTQPVLYEFENLKMPVLLIIGQSDRTALGKNKAPKEAQEKLGNYPVLGRETKKKIKDATLIGIEGVGHLPHIQAYDRFIAPLKEFLKK
- a CDS encoding MFS transporter — encoded protein: MEQELIVADEPSKKLRKAYKDIKASYLKRIRWAVTLFYFTMGLNFATWASRIPDIQASLGLTEGDLGSLLFAIPLGQLCIMPFSGRLAVKYGSHRTVVLGLSLYVCALIGLGFAREQWQLSLALFFFGICSNLTNISVNTQGIYTEGLFRRSVMSSFHGAWSTAGFTGALIGIGMKSLHLEPKIHFIAVAVLIWGVIIFNYKYLVKVKSRQKQKEKRKLFSKPDTVLVWLGVMSFCCMLSEGIMFDWSGVYFRKVIGARGPLAVLGYASFMAFMAIGRFSGDIIIRKLGRKRVLQIAGCMVSFGLYSAVALPYIVPATIAFMLVGLGVSTIIPIIFSVAGNRPNIPPSIALQTVSSVSFLGFMLGPPVIGHVAQATSLRMSFAIIGIFGIGIAFLVSRIKGIE
- a CDS encoding Gfo/Idh/MocA family oxidoreductase, whose amino-acid sequence is MKTIKTALLSYGMSGKVFHAPFLEMHPGFELTGSWERSKKLIQQDYPDVKSYGSLEELLADDVDLVIVNTPVDTHYEYAKKVLEAGKHALVEKAFTTTVAQAEELDALAKQKGLKLAVFQNRRWDSDLKTVKQVLDQKVLGEIVEAEFRFDRYNPNLSPKAWKEDNNPGAGILMDLGSHLIDQALYLFGFPEAVFADIRRLRENSQVDDDFSIMLYYPDKRVKLHSGFFVREGVPAYTLHGRKGSFLKQRGDIQEDVLKTGQKPNLEDWGTEPEEKAGFLHTEHDGELFRGHIPTQQGNYYSLFDGLYKSITENIQEPVTAEDGIRVLKIIAAAQQSSAQRKVVDLGAV
- a CDS encoding NADH:flavin oxidoreductase/NADH oxidase; amino-acid sequence: MAPSLFSLFQIKSIIFKNRIVVSPMCQYSAEDGFANDWHLVHLGARAIGGAALIMQEATAVSPEGRISLCDLGIWSDEHIEKYRQITAFILSQNAFPGIQLAHAGRKASISTPWQGNRKLVPDEGGWRTVAPSAIPYHDNEALLPVEMDKDAIDKVVNDFREAARRAREAGYKVLEIHGAHGYLQHQFLSPLSNKRTDEYGGSFENRIRFLLETIDAVRLEWPGDLPLFVRLSGTDWAEGGWNEDDTVALAAILRENGVDLIDCSSGGLVSHQKIPVGPNYQVPIAERVKKEAHICTSAVGLITEAHQADDIIKEGKADLVFFAREALRDPNIALTFAHELNAEVIWPKQYERAQLKD